In Opitutaceae bacterium TAV5, one genomic interval encodes:
- a CDS encoding argininosuccinate lyase (catalyzes the formation of arginine from (N-L-arginino)succinate), whose translation MAKNMAKKNPAGKTAKTSAKSQATWGGRFSSGPAELMLRFSESVSFDHRLAPFDIAGSKAHSAMLAHVGLITARERDAIHAGLDAVLHEIQAGKFAWNTQLEDVHMNIEQALTARVPAAAKLHTARSRNDQVATDMRLWFKYSCAALGERIVQAQRALLSLARRDGDVLIPGYTHLQRAQPVALAHHLFAWMEMLQRDRERFAVVADHANWSPLGSGAIAGTTLPIDREYTAQKLGFVDAKGRPRVTQNSMDTVADRDLFIEYATACALFGVHCSRIAEDLILWASAEFRFADLPDAFCTGSSLMPQKKNPDSCELLRGKSARLQGNLHTLLTLAKGLPLTYNRDLQEDKPPVFDSHDQTALCADVLAGTLAGTRINRDACAAAVADPALLATDLADYLVDRGVPFREAHHAVGAVVKLAEKLKLPLNELPTAEVKKLHPGYGDDWATVFDLERAMNKRRGTGMPGPAQIKKQLARWNKTLA comes from the coding sequence ATGGCGAAAAACATGGCGAAAAAAAATCCGGCCGGAAAAACGGCCAAAACCTCAGCCAAATCCCAGGCCACCTGGGGCGGACGCTTCTCGTCCGGCCCCGCCGAGCTGATGCTCCGTTTCAGCGAATCGGTTTCCTTCGACCACCGCCTCGCCCCCTTTGACATCGCCGGCAGCAAGGCCCACTCCGCCATGCTCGCCCACGTCGGCCTGATCACGGCCAGGGAACGCGACGCCATCCACGCCGGCCTCGACGCCGTCCTCCACGAAATCCAGGCCGGCAAGTTCGCCTGGAACACGCAGCTCGAGGACGTGCACATGAACATCGAGCAGGCCCTCACCGCCCGCGTGCCCGCCGCCGCCAAACTCCACACCGCCCGCAGCCGCAACGACCAGGTGGCCACCGACATGCGCCTCTGGTTCAAATATTCCTGCGCCGCCCTCGGCGAAAGGATCGTCCAGGCCCAGCGCGCCCTCCTCTCCCTCGCCCGTCGCGACGGCGACGTGCTCATCCCCGGCTACACCCACCTCCAGCGCGCCCAGCCCGTCGCCCTCGCCCATCACCTCTTCGCCTGGATGGAAATGCTCCAGCGCGACCGCGAACGCTTCGCCGTCGTCGCCGACCACGCCAACTGGTCTCCCCTCGGCTCCGGCGCCATCGCCGGCACCACCCTGCCCATCGACCGCGAATACACCGCGCAAAAGCTCGGCTTCGTCGACGCCAAAGGCCGCCCGCGCGTCACGCAAAACTCCATGGACACCGTCGCCGACCGCGACCTCTTCATCGAGTATGCCACCGCCTGCGCCCTCTTCGGCGTCCATTGCTCGCGCATCGCCGAGGACCTCATTCTCTGGGCCAGCGCCGAGTTCCGTTTCGCCGACCTGCCCGACGCCTTTTGTACCGGTTCCTCGCTCATGCCGCAGAAAAAAAACCCCGATTCCTGCGAACTCCTCCGCGGCAAGTCCGCCCGCCTCCAGGGCAACCTCCACACCCTCCTCACCCTCGCGAAGGGCCTCCCGCTCACCTACAACCGCGACCTCCAGGAAGACAAGCCGCCCGTCTTCGACAGCCACGACCAGACCGCCCTCTGCGCCGACGTTCTCGCCGGCACCCTCGCCGGCACGCGCATCAACCGTGACGCCTGCGCCGCCGCCGTCGCCGATCCCGCGCTCCTCGCCACCGACCTCGCCGACTACCTCGTCGACCGCGGCGTCCCCTTCCGCGAAGCCCACCACGCCGTCGGCGCCGTCGTCAAACTCGCCGAGAAACTGAAACTCCCGCTCAACGAGCTCCCCACGGCCGAAGTGAAAAAACTCCATCCCGGCTACGGCGACGACTGGGCCACGGTTTTCGATCTCGAACGCGCCATGAACAAACGCCGCGGCACCGGCATGCCCGGCCCCGCGCAGATCAAGAAACAACTCGCCCGCTGGAATAAAACCCTCGCCTGA
- a CDS encoding DNA mismatch repair protein MutL, whose translation MKPVRRLPDRVANQIAAGEVIERPAAVVKELVENALDAGATRVEVEFAHGGRALMRIEDNGHGMTRDDALLSIERHATSKISAADDLNRLGSFGFRGEALPSIASVSRFTLQTRPAASDAGTEILVNGGRLVHVRECGRATGTRIEVAQLFNSVPARRKFLKTDATESAHIIACVRLYALAFPSVSFTLIENGRVIFRSPECPDLRDRVAEIFGNQLAETLIPVNLHQDGMELRGLIARPGGAGRATRHEMITFVNQRPVDNRTLAYALIESYHDSLPKGRYPAAFLFLDIDPALVDVNVHPAKREVRFRSEPQVRGFVIRGILQTLRELSTPPAPPPLSPLSPTPPLSPLSPPLPQLRTAATPAAVSGHGSYGTEETPGTHAPAAAARMPSLPRPADSPTPTPPPLSGSGPLPPSPPPRLPTPAATAWRYIGLAHGTYALFETAAGLVLLDRRAAQERILFERIEKQFADHTVATQRLLLPIPLELDPVASALLTDRLKFLAGHGFEVAEFGRNFFRIEGIPDWMDPAAASPFLRDLLGALRDGQLPERDLAAARQFLTRLSAARAVRLAETPSAAEMQTLVAQLFACAAPHTSPAGRPTHVELTHGELNRRFQR comes from the coding sequence ATGAAACCCGTCCGCCGGCTCCCCGACCGCGTCGCCAACCAGATCGCCGCCGGCGAGGTGATCGAACGCCCCGCCGCCGTCGTCAAGGAGCTCGTCGAAAACGCCCTCGACGCCGGCGCCACCCGCGTCGAGGTGGAGTTTGCCCACGGCGGCCGCGCCCTCATGCGCATCGAGGACAACGGCCACGGCATGACGCGCGACGACGCCCTCCTCTCCATCGAACGCCACGCCACCAGCAAGATCTCCGCCGCCGACGACCTCAACCGCCTCGGCTCCTTCGGTTTTCGCGGCGAGGCGCTCCCCTCCATCGCCAGCGTATCCCGCTTCACATTACAGACGCGCCCCGCCGCCAGCGACGCCGGCACGGAGATCCTCGTCAACGGCGGCCGCCTCGTCCACGTCCGCGAATGCGGACGCGCCACCGGCACGCGCATCGAGGTCGCCCAGCTCTTCAACTCCGTCCCCGCCCGCCGCAAGTTCCTCAAGACCGACGCCACCGAATCCGCGCACATCATCGCCTGCGTGCGCCTCTACGCCCTGGCCTTCCCCTCGGTCTCGTTCACCCTGATCGAAAACGGCCGCGTCATCTTCCGCTCGCCCGAGTGCCCCGATCTCCGCGACCGCGTCGCCGAGATTTTCGGCAACCAGCTCGCCGAGACGCTCATTCCCGTCAATCTCCACCAGGACGGCATGGAGCTGCGCGGCCTCATCGCCCGTCCCGGCGGCGCCGGCCGCGCCACGCGCCACGAGATGATCACCTTCGTCAACCAGCGTCCCGTCGACAACCGCACGCTCGCCTACGCGCTGATCGAGAGCTACCACGACTCGCTCCCGAAAGGCCGCTATCCGGCGGCGTTTCTCTTCCTCGACATCGACCCCGCGCTCGTGGACGTCAACGTCCACCCGGCCAAACGCGAGGTGCGTTTCCGCAGCGAACCGCAGGTGCGCGGTTTCGTCATCCGCGGCATCCTGCAAACCCTCCGTGAACTCTCCACGCCGCCCGCCCCGCCGCCCCTATCTCCCCTGTCTCCCACACCTCCCCTTTCTCCCCTCTCACCGCCCCTCCCGCAACTCCGCACCGCTGCCACGCCGGCGGCAGTCTCCGGGCATGGGAGCTATGGGACAGAGGAGACACCGGGGACACATGCTCCGGCTGCCGCTGCCCGGATGCCTTCTCTTCCGCGGCCGGCAGACTCGCCTACGCCCACACCGCCGCCACTCTCCGGCTCCGGACCGCTCCCCCCCTCCCCCCCTCCCCGGTTGCCGACACCGGCGGCCACGGCCTGGCGCTACATCGGGCTGGCTCACGGCACCTATGCGCTCTTCGAAACCGCCGCCGGCCTCGTCCTCCTCGATCGCCGCGCCGCGCAGGAACGCATCCTTTTCGAGCGGATCGAAAAACAGTTTGCCGACCACACCGTGGCCACGCAGCGCCTGCTCCTTCCCATCCCGCTCGAACTCGATCCCGTCGCCAGCGCGCTCCTCACCGACCGTCTGAAATTCCTCGCCGGACACGGCTTCGAGGTCGCCGAATTCGGCCGCAATTTTTTCCGCATCGAGGGCATTCCCGACTGGATGGACCCCGCCGCCGCGTCGCCCTTCCTGCGCGACCTGCTCGGCGCCCTGCGCGACGGACAACTCCCCGAGCGCGACCTCGCCGCCGCCCGCCAATTTCTCACCCGCCTCTCCGCCGCCCGCGCCGTGCGCCTCGCCGAGACCCCCTCTGCTGCCGAGATGCAGACGCTCGTCGCGCAACTCTTCGCCTGCGCGGCCCCGCACACCAGCCCCGCCGGCCGCCCCACCCACGTCGAGCTCACGCACGGCGAACTCAACCGCCGCTTCCAGCGGTAA
- a CDS encoding AraC family transcriptional regulator yields the protein MPVSPVLKKLAGRAAALPLPRDYYAGAAVRELPQPDNLVVFARTRRRQLFHGSTTRRQHHHHRHVLILNLRTEATACVDQSLLPGRPGEALLVHPHQFHHYRDVAADRVCWVFVTFELAPPAWLAAWRDEWRTVPEEGWGCVERLLAAWPEARSDAGAARKAGGELALLLCLLGGTGAASGMAARAGAGAGAAARAMASSTLNRVNARLAAAPGRMHSVKALATELGFSESHLRRVFREETSLSLGRYLRERRMARAMALLREPGASVSSVARECGFETIYAFSRSFRQATGLPPRGYRKQVVGRA from the coding sequence ATGCCGGTCTCCCCTGTCCTGAAAAAACTTGCCGGGCGCGCCGCCGCGTTGCCGTTGCCGCGGGATTATTACGCGGGGGCGGCGGTGCGCGAACTGCCGCAGCCGGACAACCTTGTCGTCTTCGCACGCACGCGGCGGCGGCAGCTTTTCCATGGTTCGACGACACGGCGGCAGCATCACCACCACCGTCACGTGCTGATCCTCAACCTGCGGACGGAGGCGACGGCGTGCGTGGACCAGTCGCTCCTGCCGGGGAGGCCGGGCGAGGCGCTGCTGGTGCATCCGCATCAGTTTCACCACTACCGCGATGTGGCGGCGGACCGCGTGTGCTGGGTGTTCGTGACGTTCGAGCTGGCCCCGCCGGCATGGCTGGCGGCGTGGCGCGACGAATGGCGGACGGTGCCGGAGGAGGGGTGGGGATGCGTGGAGCGGTTGCTGGCGGCATGGCCGGAGGCGCGGAGCGATGCGGGTGCGGCGCGGAAGGCGGGCGGGGAGCTGGCGTTGCTGCTGTGCCTGCTGGGCGGGACCGGGGCGGCGTCGGGAATGGCGGCGCGGGCAGGGGCCGGGGCGGGTGCGGCGGCGCGGGCGATGGCGTCGTCCACGCTCAACCGCGTGAACGCCCGGCTGGCGGCGGCGCCGGGGCGGATGCACAGCGTGAAGGCGCTGGCGACGGAGCTCGGGTTTTCCGAAAGCCACCTGCGGCGGGTGTTTCGCGAGGAGACGTCGCTGAGCCTGGGCCGGTATTTGCGGGAGCGGCGGATGGCGCGGGCGATGGCGTTGCTGCGCGAACCGGGAGCCAGCGTGTCGTCGGTGGCGCGGGAGTGCGGGTTCGAGACGATCTACGCCTTCAGCCGGAGTTTCCGCCAGGCCACCGGCCTGCCGCCGCGCGGATACCGCAAGCAGGTGGTGGGACGCGCGTGA
- a CDS encoding glucosamine-6-phosphate deaminase, protein MIVNHLLTPSRFERAPVAVFASSLDASRAVAAEVAALIRARQKEGRKAVLGLATGSSPISFYAELVRLHREEGLGFENVISFNLDEYLGLPPDHPQSYRHFMQSHLFDHVNIAPENTHVPDGMAPRSETDARCRAWEDAIRAAGGIDFQILGIGRTGHIGFNEPGSHRGSRTRLVTLDPVTRRDAAGDFGGEEHTPRYAVSMGVRTILEARRIVLMAWGQHKAGIVREAVEGEVTMQVTASFLQEHDNALFVLDEAAAGALTRNRTPWLAGPLEDQGLAWDDRMTRRALLWLARTRGKAILKLTDDDYNETGLQDLLQKHGSAYEANLVGFYQMQDTITGWPGGRDPARARRGNAPVRPLRASSAGVFPKRILVLSPHPDDDVISMGGTLCRLVEHGHEVHVGYLVSGSTSVSDETLWRFLLFTRDSGLLAGDGSAAGQAQALIAEFEKNGALTPSPEVARRKALVRRNETRAAARVCGLPEERQHFLNLPFYENTAVRRRTLAHEDIEGVRRLLADVKPHLIFAAGDLDDPHGTHRLCLRALRDALATSAGTGEPWVGGTELWLYRGAWTDWELDEIDMAVPLSPSEVLRRRAAIFRHETQKDQALFLGNDRREFWQRTEDRSRALAVAYNQIGLAEYEAIEAFKRYSPADLIGLAGL, encoded by the coding sequence ATGATCGTCAACCATCTGCTGACACCGTCCCGATTCGAGCGCGCCCCGGTAGCGGTCTTCGCCAGCAGCCTCGACGCCTCGCGCGCCGTGGCCGCGGAGGTGGCCGCGCTCATCCGCGCCCGGCAGAAGGAAGGCCGGAAAGCCGTGCTCGGCCTGGCCACCGGCTCCTCGCCGATCAGCTTTTACGCCGAACTCGTCCGCCTCCACCGCGAGGAAGGCCTGGGCTTCGAAAACGTCATCTCCTTCAACCTCGACGAATACCTCGGCCTGCCCCCCGACCATCCGCAGAGCTACCGGCATTTCATGCAGTCGCACCTGTTCGACCACGTGAACATCGCCCCGGAAAACACCCACGTGCCCGACGGCATGGCCCCGCGCTCCGAAACCGACGCCCGCTGTCGCGCCTGGGAGGACGCCATCCGCGCCGCCGGCGGCATCGATTTCCAGATTCTCGGCATCGGCCGCACCGGCCACATCGGTTTCAACGAACCCGGCAGCCACCGCGGCTCCCGCACCCGGCTGGTCACCCTCGACCCCGTCACCCGCCGCGACGCCGCCGGCGACTTCGGCGGCGAGGAACACACCCCGCGCTACGCCGTCAGCATGGGCGTGCGCACCATCCTCGAAGCCCGCCGCATCGTCCTCATGGCCTGGGGCCAGCACAAGGCCGGCATCGTCCGCGAGGCCGTCGAGGGCGAGGTCACCATGCAGGTCACCGCCTCCTTCCTCCAGGAGCACGACAACGCCCTCTTCGTCCTCGACGAGGCCGCCGCCGGCGCCCTCACCCGCAACCGCACGCCCTGGCTCGCCGGCCCGCTCGAGGACCAGGGCCTGGCGTGGGACGACCGCATGACGCGCCGCGCCCTCCTCTGGCTCGCCCGCACCCGCGGCAAGGCCATCCTCAAGCTCACCGACGACGATTACAACGAGACCGGCCTCCAGGACCTCCTGCAAAAACACGGCTCCGCCTACGAGGCCAACCTCGTCGGCTTTTACCAGATGCAGGACACCATCACCGGCTGGCCCGGCGGACGCGACCCCGCCCGCGCCCGCCGCGGCAACGCCCCCGTGCGCCCGCTCCGCGCCTCCTCCGCCGGCGTATTCCCCAAGCGGATACTCGTCCTCTCGCCCCATCCCGACGACGACGTCATCTCCATGGGCGGCACCCTCTGCCGCCTCGTCGAGCACGGCCACGAGGTCCATGTCGGCTACCTCGTCTCCGGCTCCACCTCCGTCTCCGACGAAACCCTCTGGCGTTTCCTCCTCTTCACCCGCGACTCCGGCCTGCTCGCCGGCGACGGTTCCGCCGCCGGCCAGGCGCAGGCCCTCATCGCCGAATTCGAGAAAAACGGCGCCCTCACGCCCTCGCCCGAAGTCGCCCGCCGGAAAGCGCTCGTGCGCCGCAACGAGACCCGGGCCGCCGCCCGCGTCTGCGGCCTGCCCGAGGAGCGCCAGCACTTCCTCAACCTGCCGTTCTACGAAAACACCGCCGTCCGCCGCCGCACGCTCGCCCACGAGGACATCGAGGGCGTCCGCCGGCTCCTCGCCGACGTGAAGCCGCACCTGATCTTCGCCGCCGGCGATCTCGACGACCCGCACGGCACGCATCGGCTCTGCCTGCGCGCCCTCCGCGACGCCCTCGCCACCAGCGCCGGCACCGGCGAGCCCTGGGTGGGCGGGACCGAACTCTGGCTCTACCGCGGCGCCTGGACCGACTGGGAACTCGACGAGATCGACATGGCCGTGCCGCTCAGCCCGAGCGAGGTCCTTCGCCGCCGCGCCGCGATTTTCCGCCACGAAACGCAAAAGGACCAGGCGCTCTTCCTCGGCAACGACCGCCGCGAATTCTGGCAACGCACCGAGGACCGCAGCCGCGCCCTCGCCGTCGCCTACAACCAGATCGGCCTCGCCGAATACGAAGCCATCGAAGCCTTCAAACGCTATTCCCCCGCCGACCTCATCGGCCTCGCCGGACTGTAA
- a CDS encoding transcriptional regulator — protein MPATLPVSIPPELRPPLDPGFVPAVLWNRAYRALVATDPGARPVTLALVRADGSASLHRDRLLRATHPAAELTLRYVERLLKFLLWQRGGCRILIHGAGDIAAALARIYAPGGARAFDHTMMGEKIYGQPFRVEAVADESDLPSDATASLPVGRNLDGCRIGFDLGGSDRKAAALVDGKVVFSEEIPWDPYFQKDPAYHIEGVHDSLARAAAHLPRVDAIGGSAAGVYVNNEVRVASLFRGVPADAFEKHIRRMFFTLQERWGGVPFEVVNDGEVTALAGSLSMNDNAVLGISLGTSMAAGYVTPAGNITPWLNELAFAPVDYRDDAPRDEWSGDAGCGVQYFSQQGINRLALLAGFDFAETLPLPERLVEVQRALAAGDARARAVFETVGTCFGYSIAHYAEFYDLRNLLILGRVTSGEGGEIIIDRAIKTLRAGFPDLAEKIRLRTPDEKDKRHGQAIAAASLPALRAGVVGSL, from the coding sequence ATGCCAGCCACGCTTCCCGTCTCCATCCCGCCCGAACTCCGTCCTCCGCTCGATCCCGGGTTCGTGCCCGCCGTTCTCTGGAACCGCGCCTACCGCGCCCTCGTCGCCACCGACCCCGGCGCGCGGCCGGTCACGCTCGCGCTCGTCCGCGCCGACGGCAGCGCCTCGCTCCACCGCGACCGCCTCCTTCGCGCCACGCATCCGGCCGCGGAGCTCACCCTCCGCTACGTCGAGCGCCTCCTCAAATTCCTCCTCTGGCAACGCGGCGGCTGCCGCATCCTCATCCACGGCGCCGGTGACATCGCCGCCGCGCTCGCCCGCATCTACGCCCCCGGCGGCGCCCGCGCCTTCGACCACACCATGATGGGCGAAAAAATCTACGGACAACCTTTCCGCGTCGAGGCCGTCGCCGACGAGAGTGACCTCCCCTCCGACGCCACCGCCTCGCTTCCCGTCGGCCGCAATCTCGACGGCTGCCGCATCGGCTTCGATCTCGGCGGCAGCGACCGCAAGGCCGCCGCGCTCGTCGACGGCAAGGTTGTCTTCTCCGAAGAGATTCCCTGGGACCCGTACTTCCAGAAAGACCCCGCTTATCACATCGAGGGCGTCCATGACTCGCTCGCCCGCGCCGCCGCGCATCTCCCCCGCGTGGATGCCATCGGGGGAAGCGCGGCCGGCGTCTACGTGAACAACGAGGTGCGCGTCGCCTCGCTCTTCCGCGGCGTGCCGGCCGATGCGTTCGAAAAACACATCCGCCGCATGTTCTTCACGCTTCAGGAACGCTGGGGCGGCGTCCCCTTCGAGGTCGTCAACGACGGCGAAGTCACCGCGCTGGCCGGCTCCCTCTCGATGAACGACAACGCCGTGCTCGGCATCTCCCTGGGCACCAGCATGGCTGCCGGCTACGTGACACCCGCCGGCAACATCACGCCCTGGCTCAACGAACTCGCCTTCGCCCCCGTCGATTACCGCGACGACGCTCCCCGCGACGAATGGTCGGGCGACGCCGGCTGCGGCGTGCAGTATTTTTCCCAGCAGGGCATCAACCGCCTCGCCCTCCTCGCCGGTTTCGACTTTGCCGAAACCCTCCCCCTCCCCGAACGCCTCGTCGAGGTGCAGCGCGCCCTCGCCGCCGGCGACGCCCGCGCCCGCGCCGTGTTCGAAACCGTCGGCACCTGCTTCGGGTATTCGATCGCTCACTACGCGGAATTTTACGACTTGCGCAATCTCCTCATCCTCGGCCGTGTGACCTCCGGGGAAGGCGGCGAAATCATCATCGACCGCGCGATCAAAACCCTCCGTGCCGGGTTCCCCGACCTCGCCGAAAAAATCCGCCTCCGCACGCCCGACGAAAAGGACAAGCGCCACGGCCAGGCCATCGCCGCCGCCAGCCTGCCGGCGCTGCGCGCCGGAGTAGTTGGCAGTTTGTGA
- a CDS encoding GlcNAc-PI de-N-acetylase: MKFSRTDADIFVPESAAANAAPLTPEAALARTTHLCVAAHQDDIEIMAWHGIAECFGRSDRWFSGVVVTNGAGSPRSGLYGQYDDTAMQAIRRQEQRKAAYVGDYSIQLQLAHPSSAVKDKTNADVQADLATLFETADAEVVYLHQPADKHDTHIGVLAHALRALRALPADKRPQRVLGCEVWRDLDWMLDTDKQVLDAGRYPNVAAAAVGVFDSQISGGKRYDLATAGRRLAHATYHTSHATDAFQGINWAMDLTPLVADPSLDIAAYTQAYIDRFAADVRDRLARFA; encoded by the coding sequence ATGAAATTCTCCCGTACCGACGCCGACATCTTCGTCCCCGAATCCGCCGCGGCCAACGCCGCGCCGCTCACGCCCGAGGCCGCGCTGGCCCGCACCACCCACCTTTGCGTGGCCGCGCACCAGGACGACATCGAGATCATGGCCTGGCATGGCATCGCCGAATGCTTCGGCCGCTCCGACCGCTGGTTCAGCGGCGTGGTCGTCACCAACGGCGCCGGCAGTCCGCGCTCGGGCCTCTACGGCCAGTACGACGACACCGCCATGCAGGCGATCCGCCGCCAGGAGCAGCGCAAGGCCGCCTACGTCGGCGACTACAGCATCCAGTTGCAACTCGCCCATCCCAGCTCGGCCGTGAAGGACAAAACCAACGCCGACGTCCAGGCCGACCTCGCCACCCTCTTCGAAACCGCCGACGCGGAGGTCGTCTACCTGCACCAGCCCGCCGACAAGCACGACACGCATATCGGCGTCCTCGCGCACGCGCTGCGTGCCCTGCGCGCGCTTCCCGCGGACAAACGCCCGCAGCGCGTCCTCGGCTGCGAAGTGTGGCGCGACCTCGACTGGATGCTCGACACCGACAAGCAGGTGCTCGACGCCGGCCGGTATCCCAACGTCGCCGCCGCCGCCGTCGGCGTGTTCGATTCGCAGATTTCCGGCGGCAAGCGCTACGACCTCGCCACGGCCGGCCGCCGGCTGGCGCACGCCACCTACCACACCTCGCACGCCACCGACGCCTTCCAGGGCATCAACTGGGCGATGGACCTCACCCCGCTCGTCGCCGACCCGTCGCTCGATATCGCCGCGTACACGCAGGCGTACATCGACCGCTTCGCCGCCGACGTCCGCGACCGCCTGGCCAGGTTTGCGTGA